One window of the Salminus brasiliensis chromosome 1, fSalBra1.hap2, whole genome shotgun sequence genome contains the following:
- the kyat1 gene encoding kynurenine--oxoglutarate transaminase 1 isoform X1: MPREDASLPACHLCLCAPGMLRRPVLNLASLWKRSVVLTSCQNKSVMARELHTRRLEGVDKNIWVEFTQMAAEYKVVNLGQGFPDFSPPSFIREAFCNAINGGVSMHQYTRAFGHPPLVKILAKFFGRIVGREIDAMEDFLIAVGAYQALFCTFQALLNEGDEVIIVEPFFDCYQPMVMMGGGTPVYIPLKPRKSTGPGLSSADWVLCPEELASKFSPRTKAIVINTPNNPLGKVFQRDELQMIADLCIKHDIICISDEVYEWLTYDGSQHIKIASLPGMWERTVTIGSAGKTFSATGWKVGWAMGPGHIIKHLKTVHQNSVYHCATAAQEAVAVGFQKEYDTFGTEESYFKQLPAQLHTKRLRLAECLRSVGLEPIMPQGGYFMITDISDLKVDLNDPSTKDEPYDFRFVKWLIKEKGLATIPVSGFYSPEHRGDFQNYIRFCFVKEDSTLKAAEDILRQWRVKQSNF, from the exons ATGCCTAGGGAGGACGCCAGCCTGCCAGCCTGCCATCTTTGcttat GTGCTCCTGGTATGCTGAGACGACCAGTGCTGAATTTGGCTTCTCTTTGGAAAAGATCAGTAGTTCTCACAAGCTGTCAGAATAAG TCAGTCATGGCTCGTGAGTTACACACTCGAAGGCTTGAGGGAGTCGACAAGAACATTTG GGTGGAATTCACACAAATGGCTGCTGAGTATAAGGTGGTGAACCTGGGTCAGGGCTTCCCCGACTTCTCTCCTCCTAGCTTCATCCGAGAGGCTTTCTGCAATGCCATAAATGGAGGTGTCTCCATGCACCAGTACACACGAGCCTTC GGCCATCCACCTCTTGTTAAGATCCTTGCTAAGTTCTTTGGGAGGATTGTGGGAAGGGAAATTGATGCAATGGAGGACTTCCTGATTGCTGTGGGAGCCTATCAGGCTCTTTTCTGCACGTTTCAGGCTCTGCTTAATGAGGGTGATGAG GTGATCATTGTGGAGCCCTTTTTTGACTGCTATCAGCCCATGGTGATGATGGGAGGAGGAACACCTGTCTACATACCTCTTAAACCT AGAAAATCCACTGGTCCAGGTTTGTCTAGTGCTGATTGGGTATTATGTCCTGAAGAGCTAGCCAGTAAATTCAGTCCTCGCACAAAAGCCATTGTCATCAACACCCCCAATAACCCATTGGGCAAG GTTTTCCAAAGGGATGAGCTGCAGATGATAGCCGACTTGTGCATAAAGCATGATATAATTTGCATCAGTGACGAGGTGTATGAATGGCTTACGTATGATGGATCACAGCATATTAAAATAG CTAGCCTTCCAGGCATGTGGGAGCGCACAGTCACTATTGGAAGTGCAGGAAAGACCTTCAGCGCCACAGGATGGAAG GTGGGCTGGGCAATGGGACCAGGACACATCATAAAGCACCTGAAAACTGTCCATCAAAACTCTGTGTACCACTGTGCCACTGCTGCTCAG GAGGCTGTTGCAGTGGGCTTTCAGAAGGAATATGATACGTTTGGCACAGAGGAGAGCTACTTCAAACAGTTACCTGCCCAACTACACACTAAACGCCTCAGGCTGGCCGAGTGCCTAAGGAgtgtgggtctggagcctattATGCCCCAGGGTGGATACTTCATGATCACGGACATATCCGATCTGA AGGTTGACCTGAATGATCCCAGCACTAAGGATGAACCCTATGACTTCAGATTTGTCAAATGGCTCATTAAAGAGAAG GGTTTGGCCACCATCCCTGTATCTGGATTCTACAGCCCGGAACACAGAGGTGACTTCCAGAACTACATTAGGTTCTGCTTTGTGAAG GAGGACTCAACCCTGAAAGCAGCAGAGGATATTCTGAGACAGTGGCGAGTCAAACAATCAAACTTCTGA
- the kyat1 gene encoding kynurenine--oxoglutarate transaminase 1 isoform X3 — protein MPREDASLPACHLCLCAPGMLRRPVLNLASLWKRSVVLTSCQNKSVMARELHTRRLEGVDKNIWVEFTQMAAEYKVVNLGQGFPDFSPPSFIREAFCNAINGGVSMHQYTRAFGHPPLVKILAKFFGRIVGREIDAMEDFLIAVGAYQALFCTFQALLNEGDEVIIVEPFFDCYQPMVMMGGGTPVYIPLKPRKSTGPGLSSADWVLCPEELASKFSPRTKAIVINTPNNPLGKVFQRDELQMIADLCIKHDIICISDEVYEWLTYDGSQHIKIASLPGMWERTVTIGSAGKTFSATGWKVGWAMGPGHIIKHLKTVHQNSVYHCATAAQEAVAVGFQKEYDTFGTEESYFKQLPAQLHTKRLRLAECLRSVGLEPIMPQGGYFMITDISDLKVDLNDPSTKDEPYDFRFVKWLIKEKPGTQR, from the exons ATGCCTAGGGAGGACGCCAGCCTGCCAGCCTGCCATCTTTGcttat GTGCTCCTGGTATGCTGAGACGACCAGTGCTGAATTTGGCTTCTCTTTGGAAAAGATCAGTAGTTCTCACAAGCTGTCAGAATAAG TCAGTCATGGCTCGTGAGTTACACACTCGAAGGCTTGAGGGAGTCGACAAGAACATTTG GGTGGAATTCACACAAATGGCTGCTGAGTATAAGGTGGTGAACCTGGGTCAGGGCTTCCCCGACTTCTCTCCTCCTAGCTTCATCCGAGAGGCTTTCTGCAATGCCATAAATGGAGGTGTCTCCATGCACCAGTACACACGAGCCTTC GGCCATCCACCTCTTGTTAAGATCCTTGCTAAGTTCTTTGGGAGGATTGTGGGAAGGGAAATTGATGCAATGGAGGACTTCCTGATTGCTGTGGGAGCCTATCAGGCTCTTTTCTGCACGTTTCAGGCTCTGCTTAATGAGGGTGATGAG GTGATCATTGTGGAGCCCTTTTTTGACTGCTATCAGCCCATGGTGATGATGGGAGGAGGAACACCTGTCTACATACCTCTTAAACCT AGAAAATCCACTGGTCCAGGTTTGTCTAGTGCTGATTGGGTATTATGTCCTGAAGAGCTAGCCAGTAAATTCAGTCCTCGCACAAAAGCCATTGTCATCAACACCCCCAATAACCCATTGGGCAAG GTTTTCCAAAGGGATGAGCTGCAGATGATAGCCGACTTGTGCATAAAGCATGATATAATTTGCATCAGTGACGAGGTGTATGAATGGCTTACGTATGATGGATCACAGCATATTAAAATAG CTAGCCTTCCAGGCATGTGGGAGCGCACAGTCACTATTGGAAGTGCAGGAAAGACCTTCAGCGCCACAGGATGGAAG GTGGGCTGGGCAATGGGACCAGGACACATCATAAAGCACCTGAAAACTGTCCATCAAAACTCTGTGTACCACTGTGCCACTGCTGCTCAG GAGGCTGTTGCAGTGGGCTTTCAGAAGGAATATGATACGTTTGGCACAGAGGAGAGCTACTTCAAACAGTTACCTGCCCAACTACACACTAAACGCCTCAGGCTGGCCGAGTGCCTAAGGAgtgtgggtctggagcctattATGCCCCAGGGTGGATACTTCATGATCACGGACATATCCGATCTGA AGGTTGACCTGAATGATCCCAGCACTAAGGATGAACCCTATGACTTCAGATTTGTCAAATGGCTCATTAAAGAGAAG CCCGGAACACAGAGGTGA
- the kyat1 gene encoding kynurenine--oxoglutarate transaminase 1 isoform X2: protein MLRRPVLNLASLWKRSVVLTSCQNKSVMARELHTRRLEGVDKNIWVEFTQMAAEYKVVNLGQGFPDFSPPSFIREAFCNAINGGVSMHQYTRAFGHPPLVKILAKFFGRIVGREIDAMEDFLIAVGAYQALFCTFQALLNEGDEVIIVEPFFDCYQPMVMMGGGTPVYIPLKPRKSTGPGLSSADWVLCPEELASKFSPRTKAIVINTPNNPLGKVFQRDELQMIADLCIKHDIICISDEVYEWLTYDGSQHIKIASLPGMWERTVTIGSAGKTFSATGWKVGWAMGPGHIIKHLKTVHQNSVYHCATAAQEAVAVGFQKEYDTFGTEESYFKQLPAQLHTKRLRLAECLRSVGLEPIMPQGGYFMITDISDLKVDLNDPSTKDEPYDFRFVKWLIKEKGLATIPVSGFYSPEHRGDFQNYIRFCFVKEDSTLKAAEDILRQWRVKQSNF, encoded by the exons ATGCTGAGACGACCAGTGCTGAATTTGGCTTCTCTTTGGAAAAGATCAGTAGTTCTCACAAGCTGTCAGAATAAG TCAGTCATGGCTCGTGAGTTACACACTCGAAGGCTTGAGGGAGTCGACAAGAACATTTG GGTGGAATTCACACAAATGGCTGCTGAGTATAAGGTGGTGAACCTGGGTCAGGGCTTCCCCGACTTCTCTCCTCCTAGCTTCATCCGAGAGGCTTTCTGCAATGCCATAAATGGAGGTGTCTCCATGCACCAGTACACACGAGCCTTC GGCCATCCACCTCTTGTTAAGATCCTTGCTAAGTTCTTTGGGAGGATTGTGGGAAGGGAAATTGATGCAATGGAGGACTTCCTGATTGCTGTGGGAGCCTATCAGGCTCTTTTCTGCACGTTTCAGGCTCTGCTTAATGAGGGTGATGAG GTGATCATTGTGGAGCCCTTTTTTGACTGCTATCAGCCCATGGTGATGATGGGAGGAGGAACACCTGTCTACATACCTCTTAAACCT AGAAAATCCACTGGTCCAGGTTTGTCTAGTGCTGATTGGGTATTATGTCCTGAAGAGCTAGCCAGTAAATTCAGTCCTCGCACAAAAGCCATTGTCATCAACACCCCCAATAACCCATTGGGCAAG GTTTTCCAAAGGGATGAGCTGCAGATGATAGCCGACTTGTGCATAAAGCATGATATAATTTGCATCAGTGACGAGGTGTATGAATGGCTTACGTATGATGGATCACAGCATATTAAAATAG CTAGCCTTCCAGGCATGTGGGAGCGCACAGTCACTATTGGAAGTGCAGGAAAGACCTTCAGCGCCACAGGATGGAAG GTGGGCTGGGCAATGGGACCAGGACACATCATAAAGCACCTGAAAACTGTCCATCAAAACTCTGTGTACCACTGTGCCACTGCTGCTCAG GAGGCTGTTGCAGTGGGCTTTCAGAAGGAATATGATACGTTTGGCACAGAGGAGAGCTACTTCAAACAGTTACCTGCCCAACTACACACTAAACGCCTCAGGCTGGCCGAGTGCCTAAGGAgtgtgggtctggagcctattATGCCCCAGGGTGGATACTTCATGATCACGGACATATCCGATCTGA AGGTTGACCTGAATGATCCCAGCACTAAGGATGAACCCTATGACTTCAGATTTGTCAAATGGCTCATTAAAGAGAAG GGTTTGGCCACCATCCCTGTATCTGGATTCTACAGCCCGGAACACAGAGGTGACTTCCAGAACTACATTAGGTTCTGCTTTGTGAAG GAGGACTCAACCCTGAAAGCAGCAGAGGATATTCTGAGACAGTGGCGAGTCAAACAATCAAACTTCTGA
- the prkaa1 gene encoding 5'-AMP-activated protein kinase catalytic subunit alpha-1 — protein MATDKPKHEGRVKIGHYILGDTLGVGTFGKVKVGQHELTKHQVAVKILNRQKIRSLDVVGKIRREIQNLKLFRHPHIIKLYQVISTPTDIFMVMEYVSGGELFDYICKNGKLDEKESRRLFQQIISAVDYCHRHMVVHRDLKPENVLLDAHMNAKIADFGLSNMMSDGEFLRTSCGSPNYAAPEVISGRLYAGPEVDIWSSGVILYALLCGTLPFDDDHVPTLFKKICDGIFFTPQYLNPSVISLLKHMLQVDPMKRATIKEIREDEWFKEDLPKYLFPEDASYSNTMIDEEALKEVCEKCECTEEEVLNCLYNRNHQDPLAVAYHLIIDNRRIMSEAKDFYLASSPPDSFLDDLPAHHHAKPHPERVPFLVAETQPRPRHTLDELNPQKSKHMGVRRAKWHLGIRSQSRPNDIMSEVCRAMKQLDYEWKVVNPYYLRVRRKNPVTGMQTKMSLQLYQVDSRTYLLDFRSIDDDVVETKSGTATPHRSGSVGNYRTALKNDKNEKSECEDGGKGDSSAPSTPPVAGGKHTESSLTSSLTSSVDSTGGESYPRPGSHTIEFFEMCANLIKLLAR, from the exons ATGGCGACAGACAAACCTAAACATGAAGGCAGGGTGAAAATCGGGCATTACATTCTCGGAGACACGCTGGGAGTGGGGACGTTTGGAAAAGTTAAAG TGGGCCAGCATGAGCTGACCAAGCATCAAGtagctgtaaagatcctgaacAGGCAGAAGATCCGCAGTCTGGATGTGGTGGGCAAGATCCGCCGCGAGATCCAGAACCTCAAGCTCTTCCGGCACCCACACATAATTAAACT GTATCAGGTGATCAGCACACCCACAGACATTTTTATGGTAATGGAATATGTGTCCGGAGGAGAACTCTTTGACTACATTTGCAAGAATGGAAag CTGGATGAGAAGGAGAGCAGACGACTCTTCCAGCAGATCATCTCTGCAGTGGACTACTGCCACAGACACATGGTGGTACACCGAGACCTCAAGCCAGAGAACGTCCTGCTGGATGCTCATATGAATGCCAAGATCGCAGACTTTG GTTTGTCGAACATGATGTCGGATGGTGAGTTTCTGCGAACGAGTTGTGGCTCCCCTAATTATGCAGCTCCAGAAGTCATCTCTGGAAG GTTGTACGCGGGTCCTGAAGTGGACATCTGGAGCAGTGGGGTGATCCTTTATGCTTTGCTGTGTGGGACATTGCCCTTCGATGATGACCATGTGCCAACACTCTTCAAGAAGATCTGTGACGGCATCTTTTTCACACCTCAGTACCTGAACCCTTCAGTTATCAGCCTTCTCAAACATATGCTGCAGGTGGACCCCATGAAGAGAGCCACCATTAAAGAAATCCG GGAGGACGAATGGTTTAAGGAGGACCTACCCAAGTATCTGTTTCCAGAGGATGCTTCTTACAGTAACACCATGATTGATGAAGAAGCATTAAAGGAGGTGTGTGAGAAGTGTGAGTGCACTGAGGAGGAGGTGCTCAACTGCCTTTACAA TCGTAATCACCAGGACCCTTTAGCTGTAGCATACCATCTGATCATAGACAACCGCCGCATTATGAGCGAGGCCAAAGACTTCTACTTGGCCTCCAGTCCTCCTGACTCCTTTCTGGATGACCTGCCTGCACACCACCATGCCAAGCCTCATCCAGAGCGAGTGCCCTTCCTGGTGGCTGAAACCCAGCCACGGCCACGGCATACATTGGACGAGCTCAACCCTCAGAAGTCGAAGCACATGGGTGTCCGTCGGGCCAAGTGGCACCTGGGCATCcgcagtcagagcagacccaaTGACATTATGAGCGAGGTGTGTCGGGCCATGAAGCAGCTGGACTACGAGTGGAAG GTGGTTAACCCATATTATTTGCGGGTGCGGAGGAAGAATCCGGTTACAGGCATGCAGACTAAGATGAGCCTGCAACTCTACCAGGTGGACAGCAGGACCTATCTTCTGGACTTCAGGAGTATAGATG ATGATGTTGTGGAGACAAAGTCTGGAACTGCCACTCCTCACCGGTCTGGCTCAGTGGGAAACTACCGGACTGCCCTAAAGAATGACAAGAACGAGAAAAGCGAATGTGAGGATGGAGGAAAGGGGGACAGCTCCGCCCCCTCCACACCCCCGGTGGCAGGAGGCAAGCACACTGAGAGCTCTCTGACCTCCTCGCTCACTTCTTCAGTGGA